TCAAAGGACACAGACGTGGAGCCTGAGAGGTAAGAGGAGCCTGAAAGATGTTAGTAAAAACTGAGCGAGGACAGAGTTTCAAGGAGGTGGTATAGGGTGGCACAGGCCTAAGGCAAGATCACACTGTGGGCTTTCGTCAGGAGAAGGTCTCCGTGGGAGAAGTTTCAGTGGAGCGAGGGCGGTGGATGTCAGCCTCTGGGGTGAAGGAGGACGAGGAATGGGAGAAACCTCAGGCTTCAGGTGCTCTCTTCTGAAAAACTTTCTATCGTGTCATTCACCTCATGTCCAGGACAAAGACAAAATGTCACCTGGCACGCCAGCTTATCACTTCCCATCAAGGGGAGGTGAAGGGGCACAGAGATGAGTGGTTAACtgaaccctccctcccccttcctgctgaccTTCACCAGGTGTATAATGAGTTCATTCTGCCTTCGGAGCGAGCCGGATTCTTGAGCCGGATTCGGGAGATTATCCAGCGAGTGGAGAGCCTGTTGAAGAGAGATACTGGCCCTGTGGAGGCTGCTGAAGACCCCCTGGGCCCTCAGGTCAGACCCCTAGGACACCTCCAGGGGCAAATGGACTCTCTGCTCCAGGCTTCATTACTCTCTGCCTCACCAGTCGCCTTGGATCTAACTTCTCTTCATCTCTGGGAACCTAAAGCGGTGGCTGTTAGCCTCTGATGAAAGCCATGGACCCTTGTTCTAGAAAAATGTGTTCAATGCATACTTTTCTTTTAATGCATTATTTCAAAGTAATGTCAGTTGTACAGAAAGAAGTTGCAAGAATTGTACAAAGAACTCCATGATACTCTTAGCCTACACTTGCCAATTGTTTTGCCACAttagctttctttctcttttccccctctaCTCGTGTGTTCACTTTTTTCCCCTGAACCAGTTAAGTTGCAGACATTATGCCCCTTTACCTCTAAATATCTCAGCAATACATTTTTGAATTCCTGAAGTGCATCTGTGGACTCCTAGAGGTCTGTGAGTTCTAGCTTAAGAACCCCAGTCTGAAACCTTCATCTAAGACCAGGCTCTTCCCCACTGTGACTGTGGGCCTTCTCTCTCCCAGGAGGAGCCAGTACCGTTGcctgccctcccaggccccctccccaacCCATCCGGTGGTATGTACTGTCCCTACTCTTCCCAGCCCTTGGGTTGCTCCCGGGAAAGGCACAGAAAATGGAGGACTGGAATTCAACACACCCTCCTCCCCAACAGAGCTCCAGAGCAGTACCTCCCCGGAGCATAGCAGCTGGGcagccttctccacctccccatCTTCTCCTGGAACCCCCTTGTCTCCTGGAAACCTATTTTCTCCCGGGACCCCTGTTTTCCCAAGTCCCATCTTCCCCACCACTTCTCCCCCATGTCATCCGAgcccctccccattctccccagtTTCTTCCCAGGTCTCAAGTCTCTCTCCACACACCCCCAGCTCTCCACTTCCATTCTCTCCCAGTGCATCTCAGTTTCCAATCCCCTCCTCTCAGTTTCCACAGAGTTCTGTCCTTTCTAGTTCTCCACCTACCTTCTCTCCCAGTTGTGCCTTGGTCTCTCTCATGCCTCATCCCTTTCCTCCATGTTCCtctgcttctcccctcccccccaccacagcggctcctctcctctctctggctAGTGCCTTCTCACTGGCTGTGATGACTGTGGCCCAGTCCCTGCTGTCCCCCTCACCTGGGCTCCTTTCCCAGTCTCCTCCAGCCCATCCTGGTCCCTTACCGAGcctgtccccttcctctccccttgcTCCTTGTGGCCAGGCGAGGCCTTCACCTTTGTCAGCTGAGTTGGAGAGTGAGGTGAGTAGGAAACCGAGAGGGATGATTAAGGGGGCTCCATCTTGGACCACTTCTCTCCTGATGGACCCACCACTTTGTAGGCCCCCCCAAATCCTGCGTGGCCACTCCTGGGTGAAGCCAGACTGGCGCCCATCTCTGAAGGTGAGGCCTCTAACCACTGACCTTCCCCTTTCCATTATCCTCAATACACTTTAAGTACTGCCActgatttctctccctccttccatgACTCCCTCCTTATTTCTCTACAGAGGGAAAGCCCCAGCTTGTTGGGCGTTTCCAAGTGACTTCATCCAAGGAACCAGCTGAGCCTCTTCCCCTGCAACCAACATCCCCAACTCTCTCTGGTTCCCTGAAGCCTCCAACCCCTCAGCTGTCCTCAGAAAGCTCAGACACAGAGGATAGTGCCGGAGGCgggccagaggccagggaggCTCTGGCCGAGAGTGACCGTGCAGCCGAGGGCTTGGGGACTGGAGTTGAGGAggaaagggacagtgggaagGAACCCCAAGTCGgggacagccccccacccctgagccATCCCAGCCCAGTGTGGATGAACTACTCCTATAGCAGCCTGTGTCTGAGCAGTGAGGAGTCAGAGAGCAGTGGGGAGGATGAGGAATTCTGGGCTGAGCTGCAGAGTCTTCGGCAGAAGTGAGTCTGGGGAGGATGGACGACAATAAGTGGGCTTGGGAGAGCAGTGTGTAGCTCACCCTCTTATGTTCCTGGTGCATCCTTAGGCACTTGTCAGAGGTGGAGGCACTACAGACActgcagaaaaaggaaattgaggACTTGTACAGCAGGCTTGGGAAGCAGCCCCCGCCGGGTATCCTGGCCCCTGCTGCTATGTTGTCCAGCCGCCAGCGCCGCCTCTCCAAGGGCAGCTTCCCCACCTCCCGACGCAACAGCCTGCAGCGCTCCGAGCCTCCAGGCCCTGGTGAGACTGCAGTTGCCAGGCTCCCATCTTCCCCAAGTCCCCTTCCCTAGTGATACAGCTTTCTTCCAGGCCCTGGGTGTCTGCCCTTGCTTTGGGGGGCACTAGCCCCCCTTTCCCCATGGCCCCTTCCCTCACTCAGtgctctccctccccatcctgcACCCAGGCATCATACGAAGGAACTCCCTGAGTGGCAGCAGCACCGGCTCCCAGGAGCAGCGGGCAAGCAAGGGGGTGACATTCGCCGGGGATGTTGGCAGGATGGTGAGGGCAGGCCCAAGGGAGGGCAGGCCCAAGGGAGGGCGAGCCCAGGGAAAGGTAACTGGCTGCAGcttcaccctcctcccaccccagcggtttcttcagttttgttttttttcccccctccagtGAATTCAGAACAGAAGCCATGTGTCTCCCCTCCACCAGGACCCACCGTGGAGCTTGTGCTCTCAGAGTCTGCTGGCCAACACAACTCTGCGAGGAAGACCTCGGCACTGAGGGAGTAGAAGGACAAAGGGGCAGGGAGAGTGCTGTTCCATTATAGGGAAGAGCCAAACGTGTGAGAACTATTTGCTGTGTGTAGAGGTACACATTCTGCAGCCTACCATCCTCCCCAGCCAAGAGTCAACCACTAAGCAATCCCACCCAAGTGCAGAGGCTTCCAGAGGGCACACTCCCAGCTGGGCAAGCGGACGGAGTGTTCTCACATCAGAATTAGCAGCAGCCAATAAAAATGCTGGAAACCATGCCTCTAAATTTGTATCTGTCACAGGCTCTAAGAACTGGGGGCATGTGGAATAAGGAAGGGGAGGACTTAGAAGGGACCCTCCTCTCCCAATAGAAGGCAGGGGTAGAAACTGCCCAGCCTTCAGGTTTCCTGCTAGCAGTTCATGAGGAAACTACACGGTTAACGATCCACATCCCCAAGCTGAGATCCCATCCAGATCCCACCTTAGGTCTACCCAGGCAGGCCccaatggaaattaaaaaaaaaacgaaaGCTGCTTGTCCCTCACCCTTCATCGACCTTTCTCTCgaggggtggggaaaaggcaGTAAAGTTGGAACAGTGTGTTGTTCTTGAGGGCAGAGGACAACGAGtgacctttctctcccctccccccaagatgTGGTTCAGTCTCAAAGAGCCCAGTGACCCACCATGAGCTCTCCCTTAAATCAGGTGGAAAGATCTCACGGAAAAAGTAATTCTAGTTAAACATTGATGGCTCCCTGGGGCAATGCCACTGCTGCGGCTGCGGCCTGTGGAGCTTTTTAGCATGAAGTGTCAGCCCCAACGCACTCACCTGACTCCAAGAGAGATGACTCAGTTTATTTGCAACCCAACCCCCTCTTTCCTCACACGTTCAATACTGCACAGAGTTACCACACCCACTCCGGAAACAGCCCACctctgtcctccttcctcccagccccctgcccctgggaggtgagggggatAAACCACCATGTCAGAAAGCCTGGGAAAAGCCAAGGTTGGATaccttccaaaaaagaaaaaaacaaactacaagGGCTCAGCTGCCGCACACAGTGAGTGTGAGGTGGGCAATGTTCCCTTGACAACGGCCAAATGCACAAATAAATCCATAGCTTCTTGAGCTGAATCATCGTCCAAAGTAAGGTAGCCAGCAATGCTGTGAGCAGGCTTCAACTTCGACAAGGTCATGGGGCATCATCTGTCACGTGAAGGGGCTCCAGCGGGCTGGAGATGTGCGATGCCCATCCGGATCAGGGTCCAGATGCCCTTTGCCTAGCTCGGGCTTGAGCAGCTTTGACCTCATCCTCCAGCTCATCTAGGAAATGCTCCTGGGACACTGAGTAGAATGTGTAACCGTCTGCGGAGGTGGGTTAGGGAAACCGCTTAAAATACGCACAATCCCTTTTCCCAGGCTTGCTCCCACCACACTTGTTAATCTCTCACGCTCCCAAATCAGTGATTTATTCTTCTGCCCTCTGGTCTTCCGAGCCCTACCCCGACTCCGTTATTATTAACGAATCATATTAAAATCACAAGATAATGTGCATTAAGTGTTTGACTCAGCGTTAGGTTTTTACAGCTCAGGGTCTTTCTACCACCCCCACAGTGCCCTCCTACACACCTCTGCTCCCCTCCTCTTGCCCCCCTATGTGGTCTCTCTGAATCCACAGTACAGACGGATACAAATAGCTAACACCACGGCCCCGATGCCCAGGCCGGTCACGATGTTCCGGGTCCGCCGCTGTGGCAGCGTCTTCTGCCACTGGGTGAACTGCACCTGCCGCATGAACTGCAGCTGCGCGGGAGTCAGCTTATCTCGAGTCGGGTCGATGCGCTGGGCCAGAGGGGCCTGTCCACTCTTAGCATCGAGAGGGTCACCAGCTCCGGAGGCCGCCATATTGCCGCTCCTTTCTTCGCAGTCGGGGGGCGTGGAGTTTGCTGGGAATAGCGGTCTTTGGCCGCCGCAGGGGTCGCTGGGAGATGTAGTCcgcgtttttgtttttgtttttttaaccaacCGAGCGCGGCTCCTGGCCTTaaggggtgggcggggcagaCGGGAAGAGGCCGTGCTTTCTGATTGGCTGAGGGGTCCGCGGCCGTTGGCGCGGGAAAAGATTGCGGAGCGCTCGAGGCTGTGGCGGGAATTGCGTTTTCCTCGGACTTGAGGCGAGGACAGGCACTCAAGACGGGAGAACGAATCCAGAGTGTGGCAGAAGGCAGTGGAGAGAGGCTAAGGGGATCAGTTTATGGATCCAGTGAGCCTTCTGGGTGTCCTGAAAGGTTTCTGAAAATGGACGCACCTGCGAGGCCAAGACTGGCCTCTCACAGTGAATTTCAGTTTGGAGCTGTTGCTACAGAGACGATCGAAGACGCCCTGCTCCACCTGGCCCAGCAGAACGAGCAAGCAGTGCAGGCGTCTGCGGGCCGGATGGGCAGCTTCAGGGAGACCCGGATCGTGGGTGTGAACGCAGGGCGAGGGAGCGGGTTCAGGGGAGCGCCGGGCACCTGCCTGTGAGGCGCCGACCTTGAGATCTAGTTTACTTTATTAATTCATATAAGTTACTGTATGCCAGGTGCCGGGGATACAGTGACGAGCAAGCCACACCCGTACCCTACCCTCGATTTCCGCATGTGCAAAGATAAAAAGATGAGACAGAGATCTAGTCCCTGCTTTCGAACCACGTGGATAATCCCTGGAGAACATCGGGACAAACCTGCAAAGGCCGGGGTCCAAGTATGGTTAGATAAGTGGCACAGTGGATAAGACGAGCCTTCACGGGGACCGACGGGAGTGGCGCAGTGAGGTGGGCTAGGAAGGGTTAACGGAGGCCTGCGGGCACCCTGGCATTTGAAGTAGACCTTGAAGGAAAGATGACGTTTCGGTTGGTCAGAGGGTAAACGGAGTCGGCGATTCTAGCAGAAGTGCAGCCTCGGAGATAGGGAAGCTTGGAGAAGTGGAGATAGGGAAGCTAGTCCGGGCAGGCCAGCGCGTTTGCTAAAGTAGTTGCAGTCAAGATCAGAATGGTAGTTTGGGGACATTCTATGTGGCGCTTTGAGTGCCGAGGTGAGGAGTTTATGCTTACTTAGCTCTGCAGGAACTAAGTAAGGCATGGAGGGTCTTTAATATGGGTGTGAGATGACCATGACCTCTGCTCTGGGAAAAGTATGCTGGCTGTGCTGTGGTGCGAGGATGGACCGGAGTAGACAGAGGTGGGCGCTAGGGAGACCAGCAGAGCCTGCGTTAGCAGTTTAGGTAACAGGGCCGAGGGAACTACAGGGAGGATGgataaaaacatttcagaggTAAAACAGAGGGTTCCACAACGGATGAACTTCAGAAGTGAAGAAGGCAAAGGTGACTATGCCAGAGTTGAGCCTAGGGGTCTGGGAATGTAGTGGTGCCATTAAGGGAAACACCCacagacacttaaaaaaataaaacaggaggaaGTGTGACCTTTGCTTGTGAAAGATAATCGCTTTGGTTTTGAATCTACTGAGTTTCAGGTGCTTGTAAAACAGAGGAAGTTTCCTAGCAGGCTGtttaaaaaatcaggagagaGGTCAGAACTAGAGATAAAGGATGCTATTGAAACTGTGGCAGAGGGTGAACCactagagggagaaaagagaaggtcaAGGACAGTTCCTTGGGAAACATTTTGTGGTCAAGAaattggaggaggaagaagagtcaCGAAGGGACTAAAAGGAGTGGTTTGGGAGACAGGAGTCGAACGGAGAGGTCTTTGGAAGCCAAGGGGGGAGTTGCAGGAAGGATGGTGCTCCCCGGTTTCAGATGCTGCAGGGATTTGAACAGGAATGAGGACGGCCAAGGGGCCATGACATTTAACAATTTGCACATATTTACTCGCCTTTGAGACAATCATTTCAACAAGTTGGATAAAGGAGAAGCCAAATTGCAGAACATTAGGAAGTGAATGATGAAGTGGAAGCAGCAGGTGTAAACTAGGTTTTCAAGAAATTAGAGAGATAAAGCCCCAGCTTCAGAGGATAGAGTAGGAGGGTCTTTTAGTTAAGTATGTTTGTAAGTGCAGCAGGTGGAGCCAGCCAGGGAGAGGTGTAACCCTGATCCATCCCACCTACCTCAAGCTCAGTTTTCTTggcaaattaaaatggaaagtagAAACAATTGCCGAGATAATTCagaccaaaaccaaaccaaacaactATACACACacggaggaaaaaaacaaaaaaagggagcCAGAACTCCAACAAATGAAAGGACTGGCTAATAACACAATTATTCTAGGGTATTAAGCTTAATTGCTTACACTAATTCTCTTCATTGGACACTGCTAGCAGAGCTTTATTTAGTCTCTGTAACGATGGGGTTTTGTACATATACCTATGTGTGATGTGTGTTGAATAGATTGTTAAATTATCTTGTGCTAGCTGGACTTATAGTTTTTTTCTAAGTCAAATTTTCTTTGAAGACATACTGTGATTTGTATGTAATTCTTCACTGATCCATGCTAAGTTCCCAGCTCTGCAGCTTCCTTTATTGAGAACTAACATTTACCCTTGTTTCCACCCTCTAATGATATTGCAAACTAAATAAAATTCTATCTGGGGTGGTTCTTTCAAAGAGAAACAGGCAGCCTCAAACCTTGCCAAGGTATCTTGCCCTTTCCACCTTCTCAGTGACTTCCCCACCTCCCAAATCGGGCTGTGTTCCCTGGTTTGGAGGATGTTTCTCCAAAACAAGCCACTCCACTATAACAAACTTGCTCCTAGGGAGAGGCTCGGCTACCACACATTTACCCAGCAAACTGGTGGTGGAGAGATGATGTCCAGCTGTAAGGTGAATCGTGTTTGTAAAGCAACGGGAGTTCTCCAGAGGGTGGTTACTAAACAAACAGTATTATAAAGAATCTTGAAGCTCCAGGAGGGACCTTTCTGTTCCTGTCAACATTCCACTGCAAACAGAATATAGGGGTTAGGGTTTTTATTCCTCCAAGAATCTCCCTTGAAGCTGAGGGTTCCCAGCATGATGTAGACCAGCTGGTATGTTTGTGTGTGACTGGCTAAGCCTTTTATCAGCTGAGACGACAGGAAGCTTCCAGGGCCGCTGAGGGGGCTTGGTAAGCCCTTGTCTTTGGCACCCTGTCAGCCTCCTTTTCATGCCTCTGATCTGCCCATTGGCACCGAAAGGGGCTAAGCTCAGCCTGGGTTGTTTCCGTCTCATCTTTCTCACCTCCTGACCCCCTCCCCATACCCCCATTGTGGCTTTTACACAATGCCAAGAGTTCACAGAGTGGTTCTGGTTGCACCTTGTGAGTTAGGctcttctttcctgttttgacagagtttgtttttctcctgtctgAGCAATGGTGTCTGGAGAAATCCGTGAGCTACCAGGCTGTAGAAATCCTAGAAAGGTAAAGCCCGGAGCGTCAGGCCCTTGTAAGTGATGCCCCTCAAAATGGCTAATGTACCCAagtcttagaaaagaaaaaacagtactAGTTGTCCCTTACCATGAGACCCGGTTTTGTACCCTCTGTTGCAAATGTAAGTTTACTGCCAGCGATCACTATTGGAGAGGATAAGATGTAGCAACTTTGAAGCAGAAACTCCTTTTAGTTGGAGTGAATGTGGGTTGTTTaatctcccccttcccttctttgtaGGTTTATGGTTAAGCAGGCAGAGAATATCTGCAGACAGGCTACAATCCGGCTAAGAGATAAGACGGAACCTCGGAACTGGAGGGCTCTGAAAGAGCAGCTTTTCAACAAGTTTACCCTGCGTCTCGTGTCATGTGTTCAGCTGGCAAGCAAACTTTCTTTCCACTACAAAGTAAGGAGCCGGGGTGGCTCCCAGGCCCCTGAGTGGTAGAAAGAACCCAGCTCATCAAAGGTGACTGAGAAACCCCCTGCTAGGCTAGGTGGTACTACTCATGCGGAAATTCCTGAGTGCAGTTGTGCTTCCAAAGCATACCTCCCACACATGCATGCTGGCACGCGCGTGTGCACACACAGTCACTCAGAGGCAGTTATTAAATAGCCTGAAGTTCTGTTCCCAAAGTATAATTGCTGGACAGCTGCCATTATTCATGTAGGTCACCTTTTCTCCCCTTGAATTCAAGGGCAGTTTAGATAAAATGTCCAAATTGCCAACATACCTATCAGTATTAAAGGCAAATATTCCATTTATAAAGGATAAAACTTCTCCACATCATCCCCCAATACCTATATAATGAAATGTTGttcgttcaacaaatatttatcgtCTTCTACGGCCAGATGCTGCACTAGGTACCATGGCTGCAACAGCAGAACTATTGTTTGTGCTCAGGGAACTTACTATCCAGTAAGAGAAGACACACAGGCAGATAATGTGGGAAAGTGTTCTGATTAGTGTGCATACAGAGGGCTATAAATGTACCTTATCAGCCTTGGAGAGTCAAGGAAGTGTATTTGACTTCTTGAAGGGGGAAGGGGTGTGAAAGGTGGGTTGAcccaagggaagagggagaggagttaagggaagcagggagaaagaagggggaggagaggagatcCAGACGCAGGCAACAGCATGTGTAGAGGCCTGGAGGCCTTGGTGGGTTTGGGAACTGCAACTTCTCTACGGCAAGCACTGAGTGTAAGGGGCATCACCAGAAGAGACGACGAGGTGAAGGCTTGGGCTGCACGGGCTGGGCTTCGTGTACTGTGCCAAGATGTGCGATTGACACACTTTCCTCCCCCCTCACTGTTTTGTTTCCCTCTGCTCAGATAATCAGCAACATTACAGTCCTGAATTTCCTCCAGGCTCTAGGATATCTACACACCAAAGAGGAACTGCTGGAGTCAGAGCTTGATGTTTTGAAGTCCCTGAACTTCCAAATCAATCTGCCTACTCCCCTGGCATATGTGGAGATGCTCCTGGAGGTTCTAGGTACTGAAGTGTGCCAGGGACTGTGGGTTGGAGTCTTCCGTAGAAGACAGTAAGGATATATCCAGGgatctgggggcaggggcagaaccCACTAATGAGGAACAGGAGGAAGCCTGCAGTGACTGAGGAAAGTGCTCTCTGGTACTTGTCAGGGAAGGAAACTTAGATCTCAGCACCTGGCTTGTTTGAACTCACTAGGTACTCTCACTGGATCAGAGTTCATTTATAGAGAGGCATGAGataagagggaaaaaacaaaTATACTGATTGTATACTGATTGTATATGGAGATTTCTCTACCTTTCCCTTTGTCCTTTGAAACTGACCTCCAGCTAAAGAGGTTTCTTATGGTAAAGCAATCAGGAAGCACATTAGTAGCTCAACAGTTTTATGTTACATTAACAACTGTGATTATGATCAGGAAAGACCCGCATAATGCTCTTTCCCATGCCCACACTCCACCTAGGATACAACGGCTGCTTGGTCCCAGCCACACAGCTGCACGCAACCTGCCTAACCCTGCTCGACCTAGTCTATCTCCTGCACGAACCCGTGTATGGGAGTCTGCTGAGGGCCTCGATTGAGAACTCCACacccagtcagctgcaagggtAAGGCAACTCCTTCTAGTGTAGGTTCCTTCCAGAAACGGAGTCCAGAATGTGGCGCGAGAACATGGTGCATGCAATTGACCTGGCAAGGCATCCAGTTCACAGATACTCTGCACAGGTTGTCTGGGTCAAATTAACATCCGGTATGTTGCTTGGATGCAGATGACTGAGCCCAATCAGCAAAACCCTAaatgcttttacttttaaatttaaatggctcCAAGTAATTATTTCCTAGTTTTCTTTAGCCGAGTTTATAATTTGAGATTACTGAACTGTTTTTGTAGTCACTTggggaaaaaagccagtcacaaggtTGCAACTTGGACAAAAGTGTTTGATTACTGTAAAGTCAGAATGGTAAAAAGCCTCACAGTTACATTTGTCAGGGAGACAGATGGGGCAACAAAAGGCCTAGAAACCATTCAGACAGGAGGCTCATGTTTTAATCCCAgctgatttggggggggggggggtcactggGAGAGGGGTAAACTAGCTGTTACTtgactttttctttccatgtctAAAAATTCCAAAATGGTCAATATAAACAATTGAAGTTCCATGACCCTAAGGTTTGGAAGATCGCATTTCACTCTAGCTCCAAAATTAATCATGGTTTTGATCGTCCAGGGAGAAGTTCATTTCAGTGAAGGAGGACTTCATGCTACTGGCAGCAGGGGTCATCGCAGCGAGCGCGTTCACCCAAAACCATGGGGGTTGGAGCCAGGTGCGTACCACCGAGCAGGCGCAGCGCGGTCAGAGTGCACTTAATAGAAGCATTCTCCCATTAGcgaaaggaaaacagaagacaACCTACGAAAGACAGGTGCCAAGATCCAGGATTAAGATGAATGAGCAGGATATGGGAGAGGGAAAACTAAGTTAGGACTGAAAAGCGTTCTCCAGTTTTCCTCTTATGAAATTGGAAATGGAGGTCcaagttcagcttgttcatttccttttattggaCTTCACCACAATCCGCTAACCGATAATCTGCTATCATGTTCAAGTCCAATAAATATATCCCCCCAAATAGAGAAAATGTCAATGCTCAAATATCCCTCTCACATTTCACAAAACTTATCTCCAGCGGAGTGAAATGTCTAGCAGAAACTTTCCACACTAACACCATCAGGGCAAAGGTGTCCTAATGTTATCTGCCTATTGGCAAACACTGGGGTCTGGATTTAGTATTCTCAGTAAgtccagagaaataaaagactTTATACTGGGCTTGAGAGAACGGCCCAAGCAACGTGCCTGTGCACTACAACGTGATGAGATGCTTTGGTAATAACAACCCTGTCTCTGTTTCTGAAGGTTGTGGGGCATTTGCAGAGCATCACTGGCATCGCCCTGGAGAGCATTGCCGCCTTCTCTTATGCAATCCTGACCCACAGTGTAGGAGCCAGCACTCCGGAGCGACAGCGGCCCGTTCCTCCCCACCTGGTGGCCAGAGCTCTGAGGGCTGCTGCTTCCTCCAACACGTGAGACAGACCGAATCTGCCAAGTATAAACAACCTCCCATCACTGCACTCATCTCTCCCCTTGTTTACTTTAATACTCGGAATACAAGTTGCAAGTATCTTTTGAACTGTGTTTTGTGTTCCAACTTTATGCTTAGTTTTCTGCATCGGACAGCTACGGTGGACAAGCATGTCCTTTTTGTCGTATCAGACTGCAAACGGAAAAAGctgggagacagagaaatattagTGAAGTTGATTCACTTTTACTTAACAAGATATTTATGCCTTTTCtttaactgtttattttattacgAGAGAACATCAGACATGAAGATTAGCATTAACCAGGGGCTCAAAAACTGAGACCATCTGGGTGACCTTGACTGAGCAAGAAGGCAGTCTACATGTCCCTTAGTTTAACATCTCTGTTCTGCTACTGAGATTTACACAAATAACGGCTTTCTCCACAGCTCTTTCcactagtcttttttttaaagactttatttattttttagaaagaaaagaaggggatagagagggagagaaacattgatgtgagacagaaacattaattggttgcctttcaaccagggactg
This window of the Desmodus rotundus isolate HL8 chromosome 9, HLdesRot8A.1, whole genome shotgun sequence genome carries:
- the CNTD1 gene encoding cyclin N-terminal domain-containing protein 1, whose amino-acid sequence is MDAPARPRLASHSEFQFGAVATETIEDALLHLAQQNEQAVQASAGRMGSFRETRIVEFVFLLSEQWCLEKSVSYQAVEILERFMVKQAENICRQATIRLRDKTEPRNWRALKEQLFNKFTLRLVSCVQLASKLSFHYKIISNITVLNFLQALGYLHTKEELLESELDVLKSLNFQINLPTPLAYVEMLLEVLGYNGCLVPATQLHATCLTLLDLVYLLHEPVYGSLLRASIENSTPSQLQGEKFISVKEDFMLLAAGVIAASAFTQNHGGWSQVVGHLQSITGIALESIAAFSYAILTHSVGASTPERQRPVPPHLVARALRAAASSNT
- the COA3 gene encoding cytochrome c oxidase assembly factor 3 homolog, mitochondrial, with product MAASGAGDPLDAKSGQAPLAQRIDPTRDKLTPAQLQFMRQVQFTQWQKTLPQRRTRNIVTGLGIGAVVLAIYGYTFYSVSQEHFLDELEDEVKAAQARARQRASGP